One window from the genome of Plasmodium relictum strain SGS1 genome assembly, chromosome: 12 encodes:
- the GAPDH gene encoding glyceraldehyde-3-phosphate dehydrogenase, putative, with protein MAVTKLGINGFGRIGRLVFRAAYGKKDIEVVAINDPFMDIKHLVYLLKYDSVHGKFPCEIKTEGQALVIDGKKVNVHNERDPAQIPWGKYNVDVVCESTGVFLTKELAGAHIKGGAKKVVMSAPPKDDTPIYVMGINHEKYNPKELIVSNASCTTNCLAPIAKVVHDKFGIVEGLMTTVHASTSNQLVVDGPSKGGKDWRAGRCASQNIIPASTGAAKAVGKVLPDLNGKLTGVAFRVPVGNVSVVDLVCRLEKPAKYEDIVNEIKKAAEGPLKGILGYTEDEVVSQDFVHDNRSSIFDIKAGLALNDNFFKLISWYDNEWGYSNRVLDLAIHITKH; from the exons ATGGCAGTAACAAAACTTGGAATTAATGGATTCGGACGTATTGGACGTTTAGTTTTTAGAGCTGCTTAtggaaaaaaagatatt gaaGTCGTAGCTATTAATGACCCATTTATGGACATTAAACACTTAGTTTACTTATTAAAGTATGATTCTGTTCATGGAAAATTCCCCTGTGAAATAAAAACTGAAGGGCAAGCTTTAGTTATAGATGGAAAAAAAGTTAATGTTCATAATGAAAGAGACCCAGCTCAAATTCCATGGGGTAAATATAACGTAGATGTTGTGTGTGAATCAACTGGTGTATTTTTAACAAAAGAATTAGCAGGTGCACATATTAAGGGAGGAGCAAAAAAAGTTGTTATGTCAGCACCACCTAAAGATGATACGCCAATTTATGTTATGGGAATTAATCATGAAAAGTACAATCCAAAAGAACTTATTGTTTCTAATGCATCATGTACAACAAACTGTTTAGCACCAATAGCTAAAGTAGTTCATGATAAATTTGGAATTGTTGAAGGTTTAATGACAACTGTTCATGCATCAACATCTAATCAATTAGTAGTCGATGGGCCATCAAAAGGAGGAAAAGATTGGAGAGCTGGTAGATGTGCATCTCAAAATATCATTCCAGCATCCACAGGAGCAGCCAAAGCAGTAGGTAAAGTTTTACCAGATTTAAATGGAAAATTAACAGGTGTTGCTTTCAGAGTTCCTGTTGGAAATGTATCAGTTGTTGATTTAGTTTGCAGATTAGAAAAACCTGCCAAATATGAAGATATAGTAAATGAAATCAAAAAGGCAGCTGAAGGACCACTAAAAGGAATATTAGGATACACAGAAGATGAAGTAGTATCTCAAGATTTCGTTCACGATAATAGGTCATCAATATTTGATATAAAAGCCGGTTTAGcattaaatgataattttttcaaattaatTTCATGGTATGATAACGAATGGGGATATTCAAATCGTGTTCTTGATTTAGCTATTCATATTACTAaacattaa
- a CDS encoding cytochrome c1 precursor, putative, with translation MAGGGAMNSLFPGYKDKIWLKLPYKFRLYLIKSWNKEFERNISKAKIKNNRIKNLNYYILDRLKPNDNYKNSHTDYKRQICRGTLEEGCDFYLPDKKSQDRLKNHLEPYTEEENEERKKYKYLNLKYYILFALGFTVVHNSFQSRPVAWCMESEPPHPPHYPFWFKSLFHSHDIPSVRRGFEVYRQICATCHSMEQLQFRHLVNEVYPENRVKQIAASYDIVDGPDDKGEMFTRPGILTDSFPKPYPNDEAARYANGGAVPPDLSVITSARHNGPDYLFSLLTSYRDPPEGVVLRPGLYYNTYFPGGSISMPPPLQDDMIEYEDGTPCNVSQMAKDVVNFLCWATEPTHDERKLTALKLICGAFVAMVLMTVWQRFFWTVYATRRIDFGKIKYL, from the exons ATGGCCGGTGGGGGAGCCATGAATAGTTTATTTCCGGGATACAAGGATAAAATATGGCTGAAACTTCCTTATaag tttcgattgtatttaataaaatcatGGAACAAGGAATTTGAGAGAAATATATCAAAAgccaaaataaaaaataatagaataaaaaatttgaattattatatattagatAGATTAAAACCTaatgataattataaaaatagtcACACAGATTATAAAAGACAGATTTGTAGGGGGACATTAGAAGAAGGATGTGACTTTTATTTACCAGATAAAAAAAGTCAAGATAGattaaaaaatcatttagAACCATATACCGAAGAAGAGAATGAggagagaaaaaaatataaatatttaaatttaaaatattatatacttTTTGCACTTGGATTTACAGTTGTACATAATTCTTTTCAATCAAGACCAGTTGCTTGGTGTATGGAATCAGAGCCACCTCATCCCCCACATTATCCTTTTTGGTTTAAATCTCTTTTTCATTCTCATGATATACCAAGTGTAAGAAGAGGTTTTGAAGTTTATCGCCAAATTTGTGCAACATGTCATTCGATGGAACAGTTACAATTTCGTCATTTAGTTAATGAAGTATATCCTGAAAACCGAGTAAAGCAAATAGCAGCATCTTATGATATAGTGGATGGTCCTGATGATAAAGGAGAGATGTTTACAAGACCAGGAATTTTAACAGACTCTTTTCCAAAACCATATCCAAATGATGAAGCAGCAAGATATGCAAATGGGGGTGCTGTACCACCAGATTTGTCAGTTATAACATCAGCTAGACATAATGGGCCcgattatttattttctttattaacaAGTTATCGTGATCCACCAGAAGGGGTTGTATTAAGACCTggtttatattataatacatattttcCTGGTGGGTCGATATCTATGCCTCCACCACTTCAAGATGATATGATTGAATATGAAGATGGGACACCATGTAATGTTTCTCAAATGGCTAAAGATgtagtaaattttttatgttgGGCAACAGAACCAACACATGATGAAAGAAAACTAACAGCACTCAAATTAATTTGTGGAGCATTTGTTGCAATGGTATTAATGACTGTGTGGCAAAGATTTTTTTGGACTGTTTATGCTACCAGAAGAATTGATTttggaaaaataaaatacttaTAA